From one Rosa rugosa chromosome 4, drRosRugo1.1, whole genome shotgun sequence genomic stretch:
- the LOC133707286 gene encoding protein LURP-one-related 3-like has translation MARVHPILVVPRIDNSSVSTSPCSEPYMTSKRETFTIWMKSLVMQGNGCTAYDENGEIVYRVDNYDNKHSNEVYLMDLRGKVLFTLCEQKMCVFRPNWEAYESNGSDTPFFRVRKSKIFGGESSYKVTMPSDGSCYILEAGGKSTFRIRDGNGGVVAEAKRKQSSSGLEFGDDVLSLVVEPHVDHSFIMALVTVYGLIKRQI, from the coding sequence ATGGCCAGAGTTCATCCAATTCTAGTAGTACCCAGGATTGATAATTCTTCTGTTAGTACCTCTCCATGTTCTGAACCATACATGACCTCAAAGAGAGAAACATTCACTATATGGATGAAGTCCCTTGTTATGCAAGGAAATGGATGCACAGCGTACGACGAAAATGGTGAGATTGTGTATCGTGTTGATAACTACGACAACAAGCACAGCAATGAAGTCTATCTCATGGATCTCCGTGGCAAAGTTCTGTTTACTCTATGTGAGCAGAAAATGTGCGTTTTCAGACCTAATTGGGAGGCTTATGAGTCCAATGGGTCTGACACGCCATTTTTTCGAGTCAGAAAGAGCAAAATTTTCGGAGGAGAGTCTTCTTATAAGGTAACCATGCCATCTGATGGAAGTTGTTACATTTTAGAAGCTGGTGGGAAATCAACATTTAGAATAAGAGATGGCAATGGAGGAGTTGTAGCCGAGGCGAAGCGAAAGCAATCGTCTTCAGGGTTAGAATTCGGAGATGATGTACTGAGTTTAGTGGTGGAGCCTCATGTGGATCACTCCTTCATCATGGCTCTTGTTACTGTTTATGGCTTAATCAAACGTCAAATATGA